The following is a genomic window from Zalophus californianus isolate mZalCal1 chromosome 10, mZalCal1.pri.v2, whole genome shotgun sequence.
TGGCTTTTCCCGCTGCCAGCTGTGAGGATTACCACAGACATTCTCCCAGGTCAGTCTCCTGACCCGAAAACCAACACCACTACTGCCCACGCGGGAAAGCAAACTGCAAGGAGTCAGCGGGACTGGCCGACTTCAGTGTGGAGTGAGATGTTGCCCTCCTCCAggggtttacacacacacacacacacacacacacacacacacacacacacacacacacacacacacacacaaatttgggGTGAGCATCCGGCCATCATTTGCCTCTAAGCATCTACAACTTCGGGAGGAAGCACGTAAGCTGAGGATCTCTAATGAGGAAGCCTGGAGGCTCCTGGGTAAACAGCTTGCATTCTGAAAGGGGAAGGATGCCTCAGATAGATCACAGAACACACCCAACAGCCACAAGGCCAGGACAGGGTGCTGTCCCTACAGGAGTTACTTCCAGACACAGGCACAACTGAAAACGCCCGTAGCATTTACCGTAGCCATCTCCGGGTCCTTTTTCGGGCTGGTGCTGCTGTTCATCCTGGGAACCGGTCTAGATTCTGGATGGGACACAGGATGGAGGTTTATTGTGGTTTGCATACCCTCCGTGCCTTCTTCCTCCATCTCACACTCTTTCCCACACTCGGGTCCCTGATCTGAAGAGAGGGTTTCTCCACATGACTCAAGCGACTTCTTTGCTAAGAGAGATACCAGTCACCTGACTCTTGCGGGAGACACTCCAGGACCCTGGTTCCAGTGTTTCCATAAGCAATCAATCCACAGTGGACAGATTGGGGTACAACTGGCTGGAAATTAATACTGAAATTGGGGTGCTCAATACAAAtcgaaaaaaatcactttttcttcATAGATTAAAAATCTAAGTGAGAATAGCCTTGAGTGGGTGATATCAACAAACCCGCAACAGGAACGGCATGCATTCTTTCCTCAGGCCGCCAGTTAATGGTGCAATCTTTCAGTCTCTAGATGATCTCTAGCATGTGTGACTGGCTATTACATAAATATTGAAGAGAAGAATTGGAGTAGACTAATCGTACAGtcaggagcaaagaaaaaaacaggcagATTGAGAAGTAAAGCTGTGGCATTATACCGATAACATTAGAGGAGTAAAATGCACGAATTTCATTGATGAATATAGTACTGTagattacaaataaaacaaaaataaaagaatatccaTAAGGGgtaaatgtcatttttctcaaacagtcttattttttttttttcaaatggcttCACCATTGCGTCAAGGTGGGAAGGGAGCTCAGGCTCACAACACCTCCAGGCTCAGCTCTTCAGTAGGGGgatggtggagggggtgggggtgggggtctgcaGTTAGGGGAGGGGCGTGAGCTCCACCTCTCACAGGGACAGGTGCCCTGCTGCCGGTAGGCACCTGAGGAAAGCACCCTCCCATCACGCCTTCAGACAACCTGCTGTCCTTAGGTAGTGCCTGTGATTCTCTCTTGGACACACAACGATCACCCACAAGAACGGGGAGGACATCAAGTGCTTTCCCAGCAGAAATCAGGCTGCTGCATTTCACAGCATGCTCCCTACCTCTCTGCACACGGTTCCATATCTCGGATCTTCCCGGCATCAGTTCCTGCCTCATGGATCCCTCAGGAGGCGTCTCTCTCCTCATCATGTGCAGTCTtgaatacagaaaaagaatggaTGTCTATAAGAATTACAACACCATGTCTTCTACCAGACACTAAACAGCTTAGCCTTGACCCCTCAAGACACCCATAAAAAGGCACGTCAAACTCACACACCTGTGTTTCATGTAGgtgttctccctgctctgctgcacTAACTTCCTCTCCCAAAACCGAGCCTTAACCTGGGGGAGAAAAACACATCCACCCTCAGTTGTGCCGGACTGTGCCCCAAacgaagaggaggaaaaagaaaacacttaccCAATTATCTAGAGCACTTCTCTCATGAGCTGCGACCTGAAAAAGTCAATTCACCAAGAGCCCATGATCAGGGATCTAAGGGCCACTTCCATCACCTGCAGGAGGCACGAAGGGGCCAGTATGTTGGGGCAGAACATAGGTTACCTTGAGTTTGAAGTTGAGCTCTGCCTTCTGCAGCTGATCTTGCATTTCTCCAATTTCTTGTCTGTGAGTTATAATTGCTTTTGTCAGATAAAGCCCAATATTGGctgtgattttagttttttttaaagattttatttatttatttgacagagagagacccagtgagagaaggaagcaagcagagggagtgggagagggagaagcaggcttcccgcagagcaggagcccgatgcggggcttgatcccaggaccctgggaccatgacctgagccgaaggcagacgctaaacgacagccacccaggcgccccttgggtgTGATTTTAAATCACCTGCCCATGTGGCCATCCTCCTCTGATCTGTCCCCTCATACGATTTATCCTGACACAGGAAACACTTTCCCATGATAATAAATGTACAGTAGGATCAAAGCTATCGTTACATCCTCTCCTTACTCGTTTTTCCACACCTGCAGGGTTCAGAGTTGACATAATTTCCTTACCCGATATCAATCTTTCCCTGATTTATCACATGACAAGGAGCTTTTACCATGAAGCTCTATTGTCCTTTAACTTCTATGCTCGCCATGGTTCCCAGGGTTGCAAAGACCGCGCCATCAGATGGCACTACCGGGTTCATGGGCAGGATTCATCCTACGACAAACTGCTTTCCTCAAGATTAGGACCACTGACACCACCCCTGGGGGGTGGAATGGCATGGCGGAAGTTTCCACAGAGTCAGGCCAGCGCTGGGGATCCGGACATGTTTAGTAACAtaattgttttgttctttctaaaacttgtctttttgtgtctgttaATTCTCTCTGGATATGGCCtctgaatttttgtttatattacttGTTAATTGAGTCTAAACCATgtacaaagattaaaaatacgAGTGAACAGGGATTTCAGGAGCCGCTAATATTTAGTGTCTGAACTCACTTATACTTGTCTATCTCTTCGGTAACCAGTTTCAAATTTTCCTCAGCAGCTGCCAGTTGACTCTTCTGTGCCTTCAGTTCACAGTGTGTATTTTCCAGCTTCCTAAGATGGGAAAGGTATATACACAGTCCGGTAGCCAAGGTCCTGAATTTCTGCCGCTTTTCCTCCCAACACACCTGATGGCCTAGATTCAAATGACCCCCATAAATACACAGACTGACAACACAAtgagggaaacaaactgaaggccCCATTTAgggttaaagaaaaatcaaactctGGAAGCTGCCAAGTCTCCAGCAATCAGAGTTGTCTTTATACTTCTCTACTTCAATCCATTCATCATCAAGCCCCCAAATAACATTGCACTTCATGCCATCTCAGAGTTGGTCTTTTGTCTGAGATGGTGAGGACTCTTTTCAGGTCAAAGCGAAAAGCCATGCTTGACCAACTATACCCATTAGGATGAAGCAGGGGACGATCATTAGTCTTACACCTCCATGGGGAGCCCTGATCCTCAGACCAAGGCTGTGCCTGACACAGACATCAACCGAAAGGAAGCCTTCTAGAATATGGCTTCATCAGCATGGCAACTCACTCCCAGACATTTCTAGGATCTAGAAGTAAAATCCCGCCGCCTCCCTGGAAGATCCTGGTGGAAGAAAGGTCTATTTTAGTGCCCGCAATATGTCCTAAAGTATAAAATGCTGTGAAATGTCACATAGTCAGTGTGTTATTTCCACACAACAGATTTCAGATGGAAAACTATCAACTGCATGGAGTCAACCGAATTTAACAAGACTGAGTTCACTAATAGTGAAAGCAGCAAAGGAGGATGCTTAGAAAGGCTGGTTTGCCTATGT
Proteins encoded in this region:
- the LOC113932546 gene encoding transport and Golgi organization protein 1 homolog, translated to MQDQLQKAELNFKLKVAAHERSALDNWVKARFWERKLVQQSRENTYMKHRLHMMRRETPPEGSMRQELMPGRSEIWNRVQRESRPVPRMNSSTSPKKDPEMATVGTDVRGFPRAPRPPPYALPHGAVFTRLHWLWATSASSTWADCGASPTAHSSTTWASVIFRNLWRSRGQQRHPAQEGPTEGPGKYCGCF